One genomic region from Phycisphaerales bacterium encodes:
- a CDS encoding YidC/Oxa1 family insertase periplasmic-domain containing protein, with amino-acid sequence MKKKPQNPEARRLVITLFVLLVAAGIVLAVIYGGPQSQPEDQAEIETPPTETATAQGDVATSATSTNNIAADSTAQQATAPPTGTDVNGVIDATPATTTDATLVSLSGLKVASSADPNATIDSLGSLDPTKATMELQFTSTGAGITSIVFSDIWQTASAHRQADEHMKEVAEGQTPTVPLPENRRYVLQRSQTFTWNNNNSVESIEVPILGSSAVEINGQRVSVFSSKIHWAQISPGVFRLEIVNEKDEPVLEITRRFVLGDQFDITLHQDLKNLTQQELDVSWIQYGPTDLDRDRARYMDRRRIRYGYELALEHDPKRLGRVVGSEILEEYSTIVGDYKDHISETPNQDFSLWPKKEAIAEGYTLSWFASTNRYFALAVHPLLSPEGKGDRGLRPEVTAINAQVQTHVSSEGVPEEVVFTALISETVKVAGDQTVELHFGVYAGPLDRYILSDEQPYAALNMNNMILYVMSSMCACCTFQWLAIFLLDFLTFLHNYVVFDWGIAIIVLVITVRALLHPLTKRSQISMQGFSKQMGTLKPELEKLKKKFPNDKKRQQQEQMRLMQEKGINPLSMLGCLPLFLQMPIWVALYAMLYFAFDLRQQPAFFGFFQLFWDWPFLADLATPDHFFGEFKEPIELWGWVNITGINVLPLLMAVMWYIQQKYLAPPPNPSMSKEMLRQQKFMQVMIIFIFPIMLYSAPSGLTMYILTSSSIGILEGRHIRKQIETMDFSKPRKKRQGGDGKGKDPGARAYQAAMQRVKDKRRGPSPRYKKRS; translated from the coding sequence ATGAAGAAGAAACCGCAGAATCCAGAGGCGCGCCGACTCGTCATTACGCTTTTTGTATTGCTTGTTGCTGCAGGGATCGTACTTGCGGTGATTTATGGCGGGCCTCAGTCGCAACCAGAAGACCAAGCTGAGATCGAGACCCCGCCAACTGAGACGGCTACTGCTCAGGGCGATGTTGCGACTTCAGCGACAAGCACCAACAACATCGCAGCTGACTCAACCGCTCAACAAGCGACGGCGCCGCCCACTGGCACTGATGTCAATGGTGTTATCGATGCGACTCCAGCAACGACCACCGATGCGACGTTGGTCTCACTTTCGGGATTGAAGGTAGCCAGCTCAGCGGATCCAAATGCAACCATTGATTCCTTGGGGAGTCTTGATCCCACCAAGGCAACAATGGAGTTGCAGTTTACGAGTACCGGCGCTGGGATCACATCTATTGTCTTTAGTGATATTTGGCAAACAGCCTCAGCACACCGCCAGGCAGATGAGCACATGAAAGAAGTTGCGGAAGGCCAGACGCCTACCGTGCCACTTCCAGAAAACCGTCGCTACGTGCTCCAACGCTCACAGACATTCACTTGGAATAACAATAATTCTGTGGAGTCTATAGAGGTCCCCATACTTGGCAGTAGTGCTGTTGAGATTAACGGCCAGCGGGTTTCGGTTTTTTCCAGCAAGATTCATTGGGCGCAAATATCACCGGGCGTTTTCCGACTTGAGATTGTGAATGAGAAGGACGAACCCGTCCTTGAGATTACCAGGAGGTTTGTACTTGGTGATCAATTCGATATCACACTCCATCAGGATCTTAAAAACCTGACGCAACAAGAACTCGACGTTTCTTGGATTCAGTATGGTCCGACCGATCTTGACCGAGATCGAGCCCGATACATGGACCGCCGCCGGATCCGTTATGGGTACGAGCTTGCACTAGAGCATGATCCCAAACGACTCGGACGCGTGGTTGGTAGTGAGATTCTCGAAGAGTATTCCACAATTGTTGGTGATTACAAAGATCACATTTCTGAAACACCGAACCAGGATTTTAGTTTGTGGCCCAAAAAGGAAGCCATCGCGGAGGGGTATACCCTCTCATGGTTTGCTTCTACGAATCGATATTTCGCGCTTGCAGTGCACCCGCTACTGAGCCCAGAGGGTAAAGGTGATCGGGGTCTGCGGCCTGAAGTGACCGCGATCAATGCGCAAGTTCAAACACATGTCAGTAGTGAAGGTGTGCCAGAAGAGGTTGTGTTTACGGCACTGATTAGTGAGACAGTCAAAGTTGCTGGGGATCAAACAGTAGAGCTACATTTTGGTGTCTATGCTGGTCCATTGGATCGGTATATCTTGAGTGATGAGCAGCCATATGCCGCACTCAATATGAACAACATGATTCTCTATGTCATGTCATCAATGTGTGCCTGTTGCACATTTCAATGGCTGGCCATCTTTCTGCTCGACTTCCTGACATTCCTACATAACTATGTGGTCTTCGATTGGGGCATTGCAATTATCGTGCTGGTGATTACGGTACGCGCTTTGTTGCATCCACTGACGAAGCGATCACAGATCAGTATGCAGGGCTTTAGTAAGCAGATGGGCACGCTGAAGCCGGAGTTAGAGAAACTCAAAAAGAAGTTCCCCAACGACAAGAAGCGTCAGCAGCAAGAGCAGATGCGACTGATGCAAGAAAAAGGCATCAATCCCCTATCGATGCTTGGCTGCTTGCCCCTGTTTCTTCAAATGCCGATTTGGGTCGCGTTATATGCGATGCTTTACTTTGCGTTTGATCTTCGCCAGCAACCTGCGTTCTTTGGTTTCTTCCAGCTATTCTGGGATTGGCCATTCCTAGCAGACCTTGCGACACCAGATCACTTCTTTGGTGAGTTCAAAGAGCCAATTGAACTTTGGGGATGGGTGAATATCACTGGTATCAATGTCTTGCCATTATTGATGGCAGTCATGTGGTACATCCAGCAAAAATACCTGGCGCCGCCACCAAATCCATCGATGTCGAAAGAGATGTTGCGTCAGCAAAAGTTTATGCAAGTCATGATTATCTTTATCTTTCCGATCATGCTGTATAGCGCGCCGTCCGGACTCACGATGTATATCCTGACATCAAGCTCGATCGGCATTCTGGAAGGCCGGCATATACGCAAGCAGATCGAGACCATGGACTTTTCGAAACCTCGTAAGAAGAGGCAGGGAGGCGATGGTAAAGGTAAGGATCCAGGAGCAAGGGCATACCAGGCTGCAATGCAGCGTGTCAAAGATAAACGCCGCGGTCCATCACCTCGATACAAAAAGCGCTCTTAG
- a CDS encoding 50S ribosome-binding GTPase, giving the protein MDTSATIIAISSPPGHSAHGLIRLSGAHSVVAVNNCCESSIESQWRGVRIMRFVIDGSRNTTLPILVMSFPSPNSYTGEDVIELRCPGNPMLLDRIVQEVIDRSKRAIDEEHLVRRAEPGEFTARAYWHGRLTLTQAEGVAAAIAARSDEELETARLLLSEDFGDWARSSGDELTQLLGLVEAGIDFTDQEDVVAIEPDVLHKRILAIQERWQQWLGHHAAKEHPESTPWVVITGPPNAGKSTLFNALLGKTRAVSSPVAGTTRDVLTERLTVPSATGSVACILVDVAGWDKRTGQLDSQMQIAATTALERATVQIACEPSPHHGSELSSVISVRTKADQIGEADLSSGARQPLAVSALSGVGIESLRSSIGKALSETSTSLTRATPSLMAKHRQALVEASQALAEAGAMTALSESRQLQDAELVAAALRDALTAMMPLIGHVPPDDVLDHVFASFCIGK; this is encoded by the coding sequence ATGGACACATCAGCCACCATTATCGCAATCTCTTCGCCTCCTGGTCATTCCGCACATGGTCTTATACGACTCAGTGGAGCGCATTCAGTTGTTGCCGTTAATAACTGTTGTGAATCATCTATTGAATCGCAATGGCGTGGCGTGCGGATAATGCGGTTTGTTATTGATGGTTCTCGCAATACGACATTGCCAATACTGGTGATGAGTTTCCCGTCGCCAAATTCTTACACGGGCGAAGATGTGATTGAGTTGAGGTGTCCCGGAAACCCAATGCTTCTTGATCGTATTGTTCAGGAAGTTATTGATCGTTCGAAGCGAGCAATAGATGAAGAGCATCTTGTGCGCCGCGCTGAACCTGGCGAGTTCACAGCGAGAGCGTATTGGCATGGCCGCTTGACATTAACACAAGCAGAGGGTGTTGCAGCAGCAATTGCAGCGCGATCAGATGAAGAGTTAGAAACAGCCAGACTACTGTTGAGCGAAGACTTTGGAGATTGGGCGCGAAGTAGTGGGGACGAACTTACACAGCTGCTTGGATTAGTTGAAGCTGGTATTGACTTTACTGATCAAGAAGACGTGGTCGCTATTGAACCGGATGTATTACATAAGCGTATTCTTGCCATTCAAGAACGCTGGCAGCAGTGGCTGGGGCATCATGCAGCGAAAGAGCATCCAGAATCGACGCCATGGGTCGTCATTACTGGGCCACCGAATGCAGGCAAATCAACGTTGTTTAATGCACTGTTGGGAAAAACGCGTGCGGTGAGTTCGCCGGTTGCGGGAACAACCCGCGATGTGTTAACAGAACGATTGACGGTGCCTAGTGCAACAGGTTCTGTGGCGTGTATTCTCGTCGACGTAGCAGGTTGGGATAAGCGCACTGGTCAACTTGATTCACAAATGCAAATAGCAGCAACGACGGCGTTAGAGCGAGCGACGGTTCAGATTGCATGTGAGCCATCACCACACCACGGTAGTGAATTGTCCAGTGTTATTAGTGTTCGTACGAAGGCCGATCAAATTGGTGAGGCTGATCTGTCTAGCGGTGCTCGGCAGCCGCTCGCGGTGAGCGCGTTGTCTGGTGTTGGTATTGAATCGCTTCGAAGTTCAATTGGAAAAGCGCTCAGTGAGACATCAACAAGTTTAACGCGTGCAACACCAAGCCTTATGGCAAAGCATCGACAAGCGTTGGTAGAAGCCAGTCAAGCTTTGGCAGAAGCTGGAGCGATGACTGCTCTAAGTGAGAGCCGACAACTGCAGGATGCAGAGCTTGTTGCTGCGGCACTACGTGACGCTTTGACGGCTATGATGCCACTGATTGGGCACGTGCCCCCAGATGACGTGCTTGATCATGTGTTCGCAAGCTTTTGTATTGGTAAGTAG
- a CDS encoding thioesterase family protein, protein MSTPESDILDHGTMELRVRYNECDPMGVAHHSRFPVWFEMGRTELLRATGWTYRQFEEEGVFLAVIDLAVKYRKPARYDDLLVLHTSIEGGSRVKIKHSYQLKHGEDLLATGRSTLACLTRSGEVQPIPDLLMKLITATEAKSLSQ, encoded by the coding sequence ATGAGTACACCGGAGTCAGATATTCTCGATCATGGGACAATGGAGCTACGCGTTCGTTACAACGAATGTGATCCAATGGGTGTTGCTCATCACAGTCGATTCCCCGTGTGGTTCGAGATGGGTCGTACTGAGCTATTGCGAGCGACTGGGTGGACCTATCGCCAGTTTGAGGAGGAAGGCGTTTTTCTAGCAGTCATCGACCTGGCTGTTAAGTACCGGAAACCCGCCCGATACGATGACCTCTTGGTGCTGCACACCTCTATTGAGGGTGGGAGCCGAGTCAAAATCAAGCACAGCTATCAACTCAAGCACGGTGAAGACCTTCTGGCAACTGGCCGCTCTACCCTTGCCTGCCTGACGCGCAGCGGCGAAGTACAGCCAATTCCAGATTTACTTATGAAGCTCATCACCGCGACGGAAGCCAAGTCGCTTTCTCAATAA
- a CDS encoding DciA family protein, which produces MSIIMSNHQRTDQSAVEELQRLRRFRRRGKPNLSVEPLIQGIQMTAQRQHRRLGKCIDAWETLVPDQLREKTCIESLRQGTLHVTVTSSAVAFELDRAVRSGLLTALAARIPGPLQRVRTRIGSVE; this is translated from the coding sequence ATGTCAATAATCATGTCCAATCATCAACGAACAGACCAGAGTGCTGTTGAGGAACTACAGCGTTTGCGCCGATTTCGGCGCCGAGGAAAGCCCAATCTCTCCGTTGAACCGTTGATCCAGGGCATTCAAATGACAGCCCAAAGACAACATCGACGCTTAGGCAAGTGTATTGATGCCTGGGAAACATTGGTACCCGACCAGTTACGCGAGAAAACCTGTATTGAATCACTCCGACAAGGTACGTTACATGTCACTGTCACCAGCTCGGCTGTTGCCTTTGAACTGGATCGCGCTGTTCGCTCAGGTTTGCTCACGGCCCTAGCAGCACGGATACCAGGGCCTCTCCAACGCGTCCGCACGCGTATCGGATCGGTTGAATAG
- a CDS encoding ABC transporter ATP-binding protein yields MTDVHITGLTKCFGQTTAVDKVDLHIKSGELFFLLGPSGCGKTTLLRMIAGFIDPSEGSIHFGDRDVTHLPANKRQTGMVFQSYALWPHMTVHENVAYGLKVRKIPKESRQGLVKKALTSVQMEQYAQRKPNQLSGGQQQRVALARALVVEPTVLLLDEPLSNLDARLRLEMRGEIRRICRESGITTIYVTHDQVEALSMADRMVVLKDGKAKQIGPPEGIYRRPCSQFVAEFLGEANFLSATLGPVGNRYLSVQTAAGTLKSACPLVQPSGSPQEGQSVICCIRPEALQALDDSTDASTRECPENILEGQRAETMYLGETAQHLVVLSDGSRLKVLELNPSGPHGHRSEGVDGPAQETARRERLYIHPDDVILVPCE; encoded by the coding sequence ATGACTGACGTACACATCACCGGCCTCACAAAATGTTTTGGACAGACAACTGCGGTTGACAAGGTTGACCTGCATATCAAGAGCGGCGAGCTGTTCTTTCTGCTGGGACCATCGGGTTGCGGCAAGACCACCCTACTGCGCATGATTGCCGGGTTTATCGATCCCAGTGAAGGCAGCATTCATTTCGGAGATCGCGATGTCACACATCTGCCGGCAAATAAACGGCAGACGGGGATGGTTTTCCAGAGCTATGCGCTCTGGCCACATATGACAGTTCATGAGAATGTGGCCTACGGTCTTAAGGTCCGAAAGATACCCAAGGAATCACGGCAAGGCCTTGTAAAAAAAGCACTTACAAGCGTCCAGATGGAGCAATATGCGCAGCGTAAACCAAACCAGCTCTCTGGTGGCCAACAGCAACGGGTTGCACTTGCTCGGGCGCTGGTCGTAGAGCCAACCGTGCTCCTCCTCGATGAGCCCCTCTCCAATCTCGATGCCAGGCTTCGTCTTGAGATGCGAGGTGAGATCAGACGCATCTGTCGGGAGTCTGGTATTACCACCATCTATGTGACCCACGATCAGGTGGAAGCGCTCTCCATGGCGGATCGAATGGTTGTTCTCAAGGATGGCAAAGCGAAGCAGATCGGACCACCTGAAGGCATCTATCGACGGCCATGCAGTCAGTTCGTAGCAGAGTTTCTTGGTGAGGCGAACTTTCTATCAGCAACATTGGGGCCAGTAGGCAATAGGTATCTTTCTGTGCAGACAGCTGCGGGGACATTGAAAAGTGCCTGCCCTCTGGTGCAACCCAGTGGCAGTCCGCAGGAAGGACAATCAGTCATCTGTTGTATTCGTCCTGAAGCACTTCAGGCACTTGATGACAGCACCGATGCTTCAACTCGGGAATGCCCTGAAAATATCCTAGAAGGACAGAGAGCCGAAACGATGTACCTTGGTGAAACAGCTCAGCACCTCGTCGTCTTATCTGATGGCTCAAGGTTGAAGGTCTTGGAGCTCAACCCCTCGGGTCCCCACGGCCACCGTTCTGAAGGCGTAGACGGTCCTGCCCAGGAAACAGCCCGACGAGAGCGTCTCTATATACATCCAGATGATGTGATCCTTGTTCCCTGTGAATAG
- a CDS encoding HAMP domain-containing sensor histidine kinase: MANRDPQPITHGQVLARLCETETQLEAMRQALEQSDRLASIGLLTAAYAHEISNCLSPAVAASELMGIFDLNSDMSETPLAAALASLQQAADLSSDLIDATTKQAQPQPTPLKTSIEEAIAGLQPMPKYHGITVEQRIPADLVVLIEPEALARVIINLVQNACRILRSQPAGRPRRIVVSCESAPDGLIGLVISDTGPGLPPDILRQFRLSGSAHKSSTLPPNPSHNFRITKGQHSGQKQGANGVGLILSQRLIERSGGELLVAHSSHKGTSFVARLLKADGPRKSQ, encoded by the coding sequence ATGGCAAATAGAGATCCACAACCCATTACCCATGGGCAGGTCCTGGCCCGCCTTTGTGAGACAGAGACCCAACTAGAGGCGATGCGCCAAGCGTTAGAGCAATCTGATCGCCTGGCGTCTATTGGATTACTCACAGCTGCATATGCTCATGAAATCAGTAATTGCCTGAGCCCAGCTGTCGCAGCATCCGAGCTTATGGGCATATTTGACCTCAATAGTGACATGTCAGAGACCCCGCTAGCTGCTGCCCTTGCGTCTCTCCAACAGGCCGCTGACCTCAGTAGCGATCTCATTGATGCCACCACCAAACAAGCTCAACCCCAACCAACCCCGCTAAAAACCTCAATTGAGGAAGCCATCGCAGGTTTGCAGCCTATGCCGAAGTATCACGGCATTACTGTCGAACAGCGGATTCCAGCAGATTTAGTAGTCCTGATTGAGCCAGAGGCCTTGGCCCGCGTCATCATCAACCTTGTTCAGAATGCTTGCCGAATCCTTCGCTCTCAACCAGCCGGCCGGCCTCGCCGTATTGTCGTGTCATGTGAGTCTGCACCGGACGGCTTAATTGGACTCGTCATTTCAGACACTGGACCTGGTTTACCTCCAGATATTCTCCGCCAATTCCGACTCAGTGGATCCGCTCATAAATCCAGCACCTTGCCTCCAAACCCGAGCCACAATTTCCGAATTACCAAAGGTCAGCATTCGGGACAAAAGCAGGGGGCCAATGGCGTAGGGCTCATTCTCAGCCAGCGACTCATAGAAAGATCGGGTGGGGAGTTGCTGGTTGCTCATAGCAGTCACAAAGGCACCTCGTTTGTGGCAAGACTGTTAAAAGCAGATGGCCCCAGGAAATCACAATAA
- a CDS encoding ParB/RepB/Spo0J family partition protein yields MDAHKTTPKIKPPKRRLGRGLGSLIGSTAPVEVRPSSNVTIASASSVDGFDTAVNATQDQRSEQISEEGGLTMLAVETIEANPHQPRQDFDELSLSKLADSIKSAGLMQPIVVRRKSDNAGGYELIAGERRWRAAQLAGASRVPAVIREADDQTSAELALIENMHREDLNPMDRAQAFDRLSDRFGLTHKAVADLVGIDRSSVTNHLRLLELDPFSQAAVRSGELSLGHAKVLLTESNEDRREEMSRSAAQHNWSVRELERQIASRKPTPREGTAVHPSITPQRPAHLDDLERRLAEHLGTRVDIRSGSKKGSGQLIISFFDLEQFDGILSKLHFNTDM; encoded by the coding sequence ATGGATGCACATAAGACAACCCCAAAGATCAAACCACCAAAGAGGCGCCTTGGGCGGGGCCTTGGCAGCTTGATTGGTTCGACAGCGCCTGTTGAGGTCCGGCCAAGCTCAAATGTGACTATTGCATCAGCAAGCTCTGTTGATGGTTTTGATACCGCAGTAAATGCAACGCAGGACCAAAGGTCGGAGCAAATCTCAGAAGAGGGCGGCCTCACCATGCTCGCGGTTGAGACCATTGAAGCCAACCCACATCAGCCCAGACAGGACTTTGATGAGCTCTCCTTGTCTAAATTGGCCGATTCCATCAAATCAGCGGGCCTGATGCAACCAATTGTGGTGCGCCGGAAGTCGGATAATGCAGGCGGTTATGAGCTTATTGCTGGAGAAAGACGCTGGCGAGCGGCCCAACTCGCTGGGGCATCCCGAGTCCCTGCCGTCATTCGAGAAGCGGATGATCAAACAAGTGCTGAATTAGCGCTCATTGAGAATATGCATCGAGAGGATCTGAACCCAATGGATCGGGCTCAGGCATTCGATCGTCTTTCGGATCGTTTCGGGTTGACGCATAAGGCTGTTGCAGATCTTGTGGGCATTGACCGCTCAAGCGTGACCAATCATTTAAGACTCCTTGAATTGGATCCCTTTAGCCAAGCAGCAGTGCGAAGTGGTGAGCTTTCTCTTGGGCATGCCAAGGTGCTTCTCACCGAGTCAAATGAGGATCGTCGAGAGGAAATGAGCCGGTCTGCGGCTCAGCACAATTGGTCGGTCCGTGAGCTTGAAAGACAAATTGCCAGTAGGAAACCCACGCCTCGTGAAGGCACTGCAGTTCATCCGAGTATCACACCGCAGCGACCTGCTCATCTTGATGATCTCGAGCGGCGACTTGCAGAACACTTGGGCACGCGCGTGGATATCCGCAGTGGTTCAAAGAAGGGCAGTGGCCAGCTTATTATCAGCTTCTTTGACCTTGAGCAGTTTGATGGGATCCTGAGCAAATTGCATTTCAACACAGATATGTAA
- the fliD gene encoding flagellar filament capping protein FliD has protein sequence MGSISTGVGLISGIDTASLINNLIALQSTGLYRLQERMSVLQAEKSALLDVNARLLSVLNSVSTLTSGNLFTSVLGASSNPESIFASASNGAVPGTYSFIPKGLASYSQRMSKGFEDAESTALGLSHLSFEFGQGQLGPERELNELNGGLGVQRGSILITDAAGGQATIDLTSAVTLGDVTRAFNESLDVQVVATVDGDHLVLTDQSGGSGTLQVSGLGGSDIAVDLGLAAGTLDGTSLIGDSIYYLDQGSATQTLNDGLGVLIKDRVADIQVTARDGRVFNIDLSGLSIDAASSLSLLNDGEGVPVDTDPLTADLQIQARNGTVFNIDLSNVSTVGELQDHVFTETGGTISLSIINGERLTLTDNSGGAGVLKVVGAGEFGNETAEALGLLSVDGVGSDSLMGSVLDYNPPDSGGNTLESILQAINNAVDSNGVANNGAITANIASDGLRMELIDGTGGVGNLKVLSTASNANAAQSLGILTVGEGVAASSISGQRLLGDVNGVLLRNLSGGGLLDYTGDMTVKDRAGHSTTISGLGDVETISEMVKRINQQLSDAGVQAEVQIAESDNGLTVIDKTGTMDQSAVLEITGLLAVSLGISNSVASDKIDGENLQLKYIGAATKLEDLNYGRGIGSGTFRIIDGVGVSADVTVDSSLKTVDDLVQLIRSKGLSIKVGVNVNGDGLFLGEPAQNTGSFVPITVESVTGSTAQDLNIQGASPTIENSYIDGSYERVIEVNTSDTLNEIAAKVNDANIPVSATVLNVGSTVSPFRISFASSISGRAGNLIVDTQGTDLNLGMLTRAQDARLEFAAAEGESGFLVTSSTNTFDQLIEGLTLDLQASSTDPVTISVTRDTTSITAAVEAFVTSFNEAIARLEDYEFYDVESKQKGILLGDATAARVRESLNAVVRSRAEGLDTQFTYLQQVGITFGSGGQLEFDQEKFLSAYEQDRIAVSNLFELLEDVELEPEEVAPGVTVGGSNSTILARGLGPIIEAMLEGLTESATGTIARAADARDNQIELTESRIEGYEARLAAKRERLQREFAAMESILASMQSQSNSLLSLQNNIGLVQGAM, from the coding sequence ATGGGATCAATATCAACAGGCGTTGGTTTGATTAGCGGTATTGATACTGCATCGTTGATCAATAATTTAATTGCGCTGCAGTCGACAGGTTTGTATCGACTGCAAGAAAGAATGTCAGTCTTACAGGCAGAGAAGTCAGCGCTGCTTGATGTCAATGCGCGTTTACTAAGTGTGCTCAACAGTGTTTCAACACTCACAAGTGGCAATTTATTTACGTCGGTGTTGGGTGCATCATCGAATCCAGAATCTATTTTTGCGAGTGCCTCAAACGGCGCCGTGCCTGGAACGTATTCCTTTATCCCGAAAGGACTTGCAAGCTATAGCCAACGAATGAGTAAGGGCTTTGAAGATGCAGAGTCTACCGCTCTTGGTCTTTCGCACTTGAGCTTTGAGTTCGGTCAGGGGCAGTTGGGCCCGGAACGTGAACTCAATGAACTCAATGGTGGTCTTGGGGTCCAGCGCGGCAGTATCTTGATCACGGACGCAGCAGGTGGTCAAGCCACCATCGATCTGACTTCAGCGGTGACACTCGGGGATGTGACGCGAGCGTTTAATGAGTCGCTGGACGTTCAAGTAGTTGCGACGGTCGACGGAGATCACTTGGTATTAACGGATCAGAGTGGCGGTTCGGGTACGCTGCAAGTGTCAGGCCTGGGCGGATCAGATATCGCTGTAGATCTCGGTCTTGCCGCAGGGACCCTCGATGGTACCTCGCTCATTGGTGATTCGATTTACTACCTCGATCAGGGTTCTGCCACACAGACGCTCAATGATGGCCTTGGCGTTCTCATTAAGGATCGTGTCGCAGACATCCAAGTGACGGCTCGGGATGGACGTGTCTTTAATATCGATTTGAGTGGTCTGAGCATCGATGCTGCTTCCTCACTCTCACTTTTGAACGATGGAGAAGGTGTACCTGTTGACACGGATCCACTGACAGCTGATCTACAGATACAGGCCCGCAATGGGACTGTCTTTAACATCGATCTCAGTAATGTGAGTACGGTCGGGGAGCTCCAGGATCATGTCTTTACTGAGACCGGGGGCACCATTTCCTTATCAATTATCAATGGGGAACGCCTCACCCTCACGGACAACTCCGGTGGGGCCGGTGTTCTGAAGGTGGTGGGCGCTGGAGAATTCGGAAATGAGACCGCAGAGGCGCTTGGGCTGCTCTCGGTGGATGGTGTCGGAAGCGATTCATTGATGGGTTCCGTTTTGGATTACAACCCACCAGACTCTGGTGGAAACACCCTCGAATCAATACTTCAGGCAATCAATAATGCAGTTGATTCAAATGGTGTCGCGAATAATGGAGCGATCACAGCCAATATCGCATCCGATGGGCTTCGGATGGAATTGATCGATGGGACAGGTGGGGTTGGAAATCTGAAAGTACTGAGCACCGCTAGTAATGCGAATGCGGCGCAGAGCCTTGGGATTCTCACGGTAGGAGAGGGTGTTGCCGCCTCAAGCATCTCTGGCCAGCGCTTGCTTGGGGATGTCAATGGTGTTCTTCTGCGGAATCTCAGTGGTGGGGGGTTACTCGATTACACGGGCGACATGACGGTCAAAGATCGAGCCGGTCACTCAACAACGATCTCGGGGCTTGGTGATGTCGAGACCATTAGCGAGATGGTCAAACGAATCAATCAACAACTATCGGATGCTGGTGTTCAGGCCGAAGTTCAAATTGCAGAGTCTGATAATGGTCTCACTGTGATCGATAAGACAGGGACCATGGACCAATCAGCCGTGCTTGAGATTACCGGCTTACTCGCTGTTTCGTTGGGTATTTCCAATTCGGTGGCAAGCGACAAAATTGATGGTGAAAACCTACAGCTCAAGTACATAGGGGCTGCGACCAAACTAGAGGACTTGAACTACGGTCGAGGTATTGGGTCGGGTACGTTTCGCATTATTGATGGTGTAGGCGTTAGTGCTGATGTCACCGTGGATAGTTCGCTTAAGACCGTGGATGATCTGGTCCAGCTGATTCGATCAAAGGGGCTCTCCATTAAGGTGGGTGTCAACGTGAACGGTGATGGGTTGTTTTTGGGCGAACCAGCACAGAACACTGGCTCATTTGTTCCAATCACGGTGGAGTCCGTCACTGGTTCAACGGCTCAAGATCTAAACATACAGGGTGCATCGCCGACGATTGAAAATTCATATATCGATGGATCTTATGAGCGTGTGATCGAAGTGAATACAAGTGATACGCTCAATGAAATCGCTGCCAAAGTCAACGATGCCAACATTCCAGTATCAGCGACTGTTCTGAATGTCGGATCGACTGTATCGCCCTTTAGAATCTCTTTTGCGTCGTCCATCAGTGGTAGAGCAGGTAATTTGATTGTTGACACTCAGGGCACGGATCTGAACCTTGGCATGTTGACGCGAGCCCAGGACGCACGTTTGGAGTTTGCGGCTGCTGAGGGTGAATCTGGTTTTCTTGTGACCAGCTCAACCAATACGTTTGATCAACTTATTGAGGGCTTGACGCTTGATCTTCAAGCAAGTTCCACTGATCCCGTGACCATCAGTGTCACACGAGATACCACATCGATTACGGCAGCAGTAGAGGCCTTTGTCACGTCATTCAATGAGGCGATCGCGCGCCTTGAAGACTACGAATTCTACGATGTTGAATCGAAACAAAAGGGTATTCTCTTAGGTGATGCAACTGCAGCCAGGGTGCGGGAGTCGCTTAATGCCGTCGTTCGGAGTCGTGCAGAAGGACTTGATACGCAATTCACTTACCTCCAACAGGTAGGAATTACCTTTGGTTCGGGTGGTCAGCTAGAGTTCGATCAAGAGAAGTTTCTTTCAGCCTATGAACAAGATCGCATAGCAGTCTCCAATCTATTTGAACTCCTTGAAGATGTTGAGCTTGAGCCTGAGGAAGTGGCGCCGGGTGTGACCGTCGGTGGTTCCAATAGCACGATTCTTGCTCGTGGCTTGGGTCCCATCATCGAGGCGATGCTTGAAGGGCTGACTGAAAGCGCTACTGGCACCATTGCCCGTGCGGCTGATGCTCGTGATAACCAAATTGAATTGACTGAAAGTCGCATCGAGGGTTACGAAGCTCGGCTGGCAGCAAAGCGAGAGCGGTTACAACGAGAGTTTGCAGCGATGGAATCAATACTCGCATCAATGCAATCGCAGAGCAATTCACTGCTAAGCCTGCAGAATAATATCGGACTTGTCCAAGGCGCAATGTAG